One genomic window of Synergistaceae bacterium includes the following:
- a CDS encoding Neelaredoxin — translation MKLGDNIQSGDFKGEKHVPVLEFPEKVKSGELIKISASVGKEISHPNTPQHYIAWMQFFYKSDDGKFITELGKTIFASHGESANPAETGSSATEPSCSVMVRLTKSGTIIAQSYCNIHGLWESSQRIIVE, via the coding sequence ATGAAATTAGGAGATAATATACAGAGCGGAGATTTTAAAGGAGAAAAACATGTTCCGGTTTTGGAGTTTCCAGAAAAAGTAAAATCAGGAGAACTGATTAAAATCAGTGCAAGTGTTGGCAAGGAAATCTCACATCCAAACACTCCGCAGCATTATATTGCGTGGATGCAGTTTTTTTATAAATCGGATGATGGGAAGTTTATTACCGAGCTGGGGAAAACTATTTTTGCATCACATGGAGAATCAGCAAACCCGGCAGAAACAGGCTCTTCCGCAACAGAACCAAGCTGTTCAGTTATGGTAAGGTTAACAAAATCTGGAACTATAATTGCACAAAGCTATTGCAACATTCACGGTTTATGGGAGTCTTCTCAGAGAATAATTGTAGAATAG
- a CDS encoding DUF721 domain-containing protein, whose amino-acid sequence MNRYKKIGEFIEKQNSNPVNDYEKFSILEANWNKLIGPPLSDRTAPVSCDFSEEGMKITINVEDHGLLQAINFRRHVFLKVLKKYFSREDISVEIKAGKIVRQGKAKGPKPDHMRRAPVFYSEEALKNETEYLMNENELEFEIAEPLAKLKLTVEKLKKRNN is encoded by the coding sequence ATGAACAGGTATAAAAAAATAGGGGAGTTCATAGAAAAACAAAACTCAAATCCGGTAAACGATTATGAAAAATTCTCAATACTGGAAGCAAATTGGAATAAACTGATTGGCCCCCCGCTTTCAGATAGAACTGCCCCCGTTTCTTGTGATTTTTCTGAAGAGGGAATGAAAATAACTATAAATGTTGAAGATCACGGACTATTACAGGCTATAAATTTTAGGCGACATGTATTTTTGAAAGTTTTAAAAAAATATTTTTCAAGAGAGGATATTTCAGTCGAAATAAAAGCAGGAAAAATTGTAAGACAGGGAAAAGCAAAAGGACCAAAGCCTGATCATATGCGTAGAGCCCCTGTATTTTATTCTGAAGAAGCTCTAAAAAATGAAACGGAGTACTTAATGAATGAAAATGAATTAGAATTTGAAATAGCAGAACCCTTAGCAAAATTAAAATTAACGGTTGAAAAATTGAAAAAGAGAAACAACTAA
- the ftsZ gene encoding cell division protein FtsZ, which produces MKNNGYTLTAKEVCVLGGQAERVYYRDDNFIVEKVEPSFSHNPAAEKRLSREVIKVIAVGGGGGNALNHIIRKGLKGIDLIAANTDLNDLDRSLAEYKIILGETLTRGLGAGAIPEVGEAAAKESLPQIRAALEGADMVYLTAGMGGGTGTGGIPVIARVAKEMNILTVAVVTKPFSFEGARRKRYAEEGIEKLRPHVDALIVVPNDRLLELAQEQTLLLESFALPDEYLCQAIQGVTDLVTHPGLVNLDFADLKTVMKEAGLAVMGVGRASGEERMLKAVRMALESPLMEFKANAARGLLMNIISADDLGLHEVQEAANYIQDILAEDVTFVWGCAVDTSLDGAVEIVLIATGFDETVQIPNKTKMQSRIHRQNIPKEKKEEAVYTAETTTLNVQEEQQEPEVVLSYSPAWLEERSSQEGIIRIKEESFDLPTFTRLGKTLHK; this is translated from the coding sequence ATGAAAAACAATGGATATACATTAACCGCGAAAGAGGTGTGTGTTTTGGGTGGCCAAGCCGAGAGGGTTTACTACAGAGATGATAATTTCATCGTAGAGAAGGTTGAGCCTTCTTTTTCCCATAATCCAGCAGCAGAAAAACGCCTAAGCAGAGAAGTAATAAAGGTTATTGCAGTTGGCGGTGGTGGAGGCAACGCGCTAAACCACATCATTAGAAAGGGTTTAAAAGGGATAGACCTTATTGCTGCAAATACAGATTTAAATGATTTAGATAGATCATTGGCAGAATATAAAATAATTCTTGGAGAAACTCTTACAAGAGGCCTTGGAGCTGGGGCAATTCCAGAAGTTGGAGAGGCTGCTGCCAAAGAATCTCTTCCTCAGATACGTGCGGCACTGGAAGGTGCTGATATGGTTTATCTTACGGCAGGAATGGGCGGCGGGACCGGTACGGGTGGAATCCCTGTGATAGCCCGCGTTGCAAAGGAAATGAACATTCTTACCGTAGCAGTTGTAACAAAACCTTTTTCTTTCGAAGGAGCACGTAGAAAACGCTATGCAGAAGAAGGGATAGAGAAACTTCGTCCTCACGTGGATGCTTTAATCGTTGTTCCAAATGACAGACTTTTAGAGCTCGCACAAGAACAAACCTTGTTATTAGAATCTTTCGCACTGCCTGATGAATACTTATGTCAAGCAATTCAAGGCGTCACAGATCTCGTTACTCATCCCGGTCTTGTTAACTTGGATTTTGCTGACCTCAAAACCGTTATGAAAGAAGCAGGATTAGCGGTTATGGGTGTAGGCAGAGCATCAGGAGAAGAAAGAATGCTCAAGGCTGTCCGAATGGCACTGGAGAGTCCCTTGATGGAATTCAAGGCCAACGCAGCAAGAGGTCTTCTTATGAACATAATCAGTGCAGATGACCTAGGATTACACGAAGTACAAGAGGCTGCAAATTATATACAAGATATTCTAGCCGAAGACGTTACCTTTGTTTGGGGATGTGCCGTAGATACATCTCTCGACGGAGCGGTTGAAATAGTATTGATAGCCACCGGTTTTGATGAAACAGTTCAAATCCCTAATAAAACAAAAATGCAATCGCGGATTCATCGACAGAACATTCCAAAAGAAAAAAAAGAAGAAGCGGTTTATACTGCTGAAACAACGACATTAAATGTACAGGAAGAACAGCAAGAACCAGAGGTGGTTCTATCCTATTCTCCGGCTTGGCTTGAAGAGAGATCTTCACAAGAAGGAATAATAAGAATAAAAGAAGAAAGTTTTGATTTGCCAACTTTTACAAGGTTGGGTAAAACTCTCCATAAATAA